DNA from Malus sylvestris chromosome 11, drMalSylv7.2, whole genome shotgun sequence:
TATGGCTGTGCTGAGTCTAAAACTCTCCCATTAGCAGCATTCTACTCCAAAACCTTGCCATGAACCCACTCATATCTTTGCTTCAATGCCTTGTACTAATTATTTCTCTCTTTATCACAATCTCAGTTTCTGCTACACTCTTTAACATCCCGCGGCTAAGTCCGAATGCTGGAGCATTCGTACAAGGAAATTATTTTGCACACGACCACCCAAAACCTTTGTCTGCATTTGATCCAGTTACAGAATTTCAAACATTTTATTACAACCAAACACTTGACCATTTCAACTTCAGGCCTGATAGCTTCAATACTTTTCAGCAAAGATATTTGATCAATTTCAAGCATTGGGGAGGCTCCAATATCAGCGCACCAATATTTGCTTACCTTGGTGAAGAAGAATCCATTGATGTTGATCTATCTATTATTGGCTTTCTTAGTGAAAACGCCGATCAGTTTCAAGCTCTCCAGATATTTATCGAGGTACTTACGAAAGAGTTCCATCTCGCCATATTGAGTTGTTGATGTTTTCAGaaatgttctcttgcaaaagcTTATTCACACATACTTGATTATCAACCTTAAAGTACTTATCGCAAATATGGGGTAGGCCAGTCTGTCTGGCAGTATGTCCACCATTGGATCCGACCATTTCAATAAATTGGAGTAATTTAAAATATCCCTTATCAACATAAAAATATACAGTGTTATCAGGTGAATTTTaccttttttattgttaatttgaacttttatttttctctttataGCACCGTTACTATGGGCAATCAGTCCCATTTAGATCAAGGGAAGAGGCATTTAAAAATGCAAGCACTATTGGGTACTTCAACTCAGCTCAAGCAATGGCAGATTATGCAGAGATCCTCATACATGTAAAGAAGCAACTCCGCGCTGAACATTCTCCGGTGATTGTTATCGGTGCATCATATGGTGGAAGTGAGTGATTCCATTTTGTGAATGTTACGATTAATAAATTAATGTAtaagtaatttttttgttaatgttTTAATTTTCCTATTCTTACACTTGATGCAGTGCTTGCTTCATGGTTTCGGCTAAAATATCCCCATGTCGCTCTAGGAGCTCTAGCCTCATCAGCTCCAATTCTGTACTTTGAGGACATTATTCCACCTGAAAAAGGATATTATTCAATTGTTACCAAAGATTTTCAagtaatatatatacacatatacatatacatatgtatatataaatatacacacacattatacttacatatatatatatatatatatatatatatatatatatatatatatatatatatatatatattcgaacATATGATTTAGGTTTTATCGAAGAAACCTATTCACCCTCAACCCTCCTATACTAGGCTTCTATAATACAATTTAAATCGTATATTTAAATTAGTATAGTTaatgtcacttagtattacggtctagtggtattccttttcacttgtaagtaagaggtcttaggttcgattctcaccaaaagtgagtttaaactacattattgatggcccattgtgaggctaaacccaccaccttccccttagtgtaaataatatcacttgttcaaaaaaaaaaaaatagtatagtTAATATGTATGTCTTAGTAAACAAACGATTAATTGTGATTTATGGGCATGCATGTGTAGGAAGCCAGTGAAACTTGCTACCAGACCATAAAAAAGTCGTGGTCCGAAATTGATGATATTGCTTCCAAGCCTGAAGGCCTCTCATTTCTTAGCAACAAATTCCGCACTTGCAGGTAGGTAATTACAGATTGCTAGCTAGATAATTTTGATGATTATAAGTATTAATTCGAAGGAATTGTTATAAGCATTCTAAAAAATTCTTCCAGTTATCTTCCGTAGTGTTTAGTGAcgttttctttgaattttccgcccttgttcttttgttttcatGTCAAATTGCATGTTGGGATATGTTCATCCCGAAACCACCACTAAATATGATGGTTTCATTGAAAATATTTAATCTAATCGTTCATTTAAACATTGTATTAAGTCTAATGATTATCGTCACATACTTGTTTCATTGTCACATGTTGAACTTTTCACAATATTAAGAATCAATTCTATGATTTTGTCACTactcttttgttttcttgtcaTTTACATGAATTGAAAGTTTACATATATAAGAAACATTATTAATAATTCACATGATTAGTTTACTCATTCCCCTGTTTGtttaatttcttgtttttttagTCCGTTGACCAGGTCGTCTGAGCTGAAGAACTACTTGGATAGTTTGTATTGTGAGGCAGCTCAATACAATAGTCCACCAAGTTATCCAGTTACTGTTGTCTGTGGCGGAATTGATGGAGTTTCTTCTGGAAATGATACTCTAAGCAAAATATTTGCAGGTGTTGTTGCATATTATGGAAACAGGTCGTGCTATGTTAATGAACCCAGAAACCTATCTGAAACAGATGTAGGGTGGCGTTGGCAGGTAATTAAGTATATCTTGTCACCTTatcttaattgatttattatacATGATCTACTTAAAAATTATTAACAAGGGTTTCAATGATAAGGCTAACTTATAGTTCACTAAGTTCAACTGCATATTAGTTTTCATACTTAAGatcaaattcaaagtttgacTCTGTcgttgatttaaaaaattatttattgatatagcaTGTACACACTGTTTGCCATATAAGATGGTAGTAAAATGTAGTACGAAATTGTGGCCTCGTAATTtatttctaaaaaataaataaataaacatttaTGATTATGAACATTGACATGCACAGCTAGGTTATTGCTCAACTACGAATTACTTATACATATGGTTGTCACTCAAAGAGTTCCCCTAAAGAAAATCGAGTTCAGGGAATATTGCCTTTTTCTTTGGTACATGTTGCTTCACATTGTTGCCACTTCTATTAGCCAAGGTTATATTTATCAACTTTTATAGATACAAACTATAATTAAGGATTATGCACTAAGCATGATATTGAAAAGAGAGAAATATATATCTTTTGAATTTTTGCATGTTAAACTATTATACGTGTTTTCACAGTAACTTAAACTTAAATTCAATGGGTACTTACGTATGTACATTAATTATTCATAGTTAAACATTATTAGTTCCCTAGTGCACGTAATCCCAGGTCTTTAATTCCTATAtcacgaaaagaaaaaaaaaaaaaactagcaaTATTTTATACAAACAATATTCTGCATTCAAATTGGCTAAATCAATTTAATTTGGCTAAATCTAGTTCTGCAATGACTAAATTAACTTGACTAAGTCTAATTCTGCAAGAGTACATTTAATATTATTAAGAATATATAATGTTTTTTCTCTTTGCGTTATTGATgctcctttttttaatataaatgaGTCACATACAATAATGTGACCCAACATTTTATTAGAAAGCGCATTAACAATAtggtcaattttattttttgataacTAAATTATTCATGAGTTCATAATACTGCCACTAATCATATATGATGATGGACGAGGATGCTAATACTGTGTACTGTACCAAGCAGACGTGTAGTGACTTGGTGATTCCCATGGGCGTCAGCAATGATTCCATGTTCCCACCTTACCAATTCGATCTGCAAGAACACATCGACTCCTGCAAAGCGTTGTATGGTGTCCCTCCTCGTCCTCATTGGGCCACTACTTACTTTGGAGGCCATGTATGTTTTTTTCATCTTATaaacatgtacatatatatatatacatacatatatatatacatacatatacatatatatatatatgtgtgtgtgtgtgtgtgtattccaCTTTTCATACCAATCTTTCAATTTCTTCATATATAATGCTTCAACCTATATATATCGCCAATGCTAACAAAAATTCTGCTAAACAGGATATAAAACTCGCACTCTACAGGTTCGCTAGCAATATTATTTTCTCCAATGGGCTCCGAGACCCGTACAGTAGTGGCGGGTAAGCACATGAAAATTCCTAGACTTAAAAATGAGTATAGttcgacttttttttttaaacacataTAAAGTATGGTAAGTAGTTTCTTGATTTTATTAACTCTAATCGCAGGGTTTTGGAGAACATATCAGACACTGTCGTTGCAGTCCATGCAAAGAATGGTAAATCCCAAATTCACTATTTCCACAAGAAGTTAAAgccaaacacaaaaaacaaaataaaaaataaaaataaaagagacaTCAATGGTTCTTTATATTAACACAAAATCAACATTTATTATACAGGGTCTCATTGCTTAGATGTACTTCGATCAGATAGTACTGATCCAGGCTGGTTGGTGGAGCAACGAAAAACTGAGGTGAAGATCATTGAAGGATGGCTGGCCGAGTACTATGGCGAGCTTCGGGCATTCGAACAGTAGACGTCAAACAATTAATTAAGATCGTAGAAAAAGTTGATTAATAATTGCAAATATTCTTAGGCCAATTATCCCTTTTATTCCTTAAGAATTCGAGAAAGACATCCAGTAGAGGCCAATCATGTGTTGTATCCTCAAACTTTGTCTCAATTATCAGTTTATTCCGAATGTTTTCTATTGTTGTTTCGACCATTAAGTTAAATTTTCGACTAGAATCCAATGTGGTCCTTCTAAAGATTCCAGCTATAAAAGATATACACACTCAAGCCAATAAGGAATATTCAATAATCTTTGTAATGTGTGATCAGTAATATGATTTTTCAGTCGTTTGCGGAAATTCCAA
Protein-coding regions in this window:
- the LOC126588581 gene encoding uncharacterized protein LOC126588581 encodes the protein MNPLISLLQCLVLIISLFITISVSATLFNIPRLSPNAGAFVQGNYFAHDHPKPLSAFDPVTEFQTFYYNQTLDHFNFRPDSFNTFQQRYLINFKHWGGSNISAPIFAYLGEEESIDVDLSIIGFLSENADQFQALQIFIEHRYYGQSVPFRSREEAFKNASTIGYFNSAQAMADYAEILIHVKKQLRAEHSPVIVIGASYGGMLASWFRLKYPHVALGALASSAPILYFEDIIPPEKGYYSIVTKDFQEASETCYQTIKKSWSEIDDIASKPEGLSFLSNKFRTCSPLTRSSELKNYLDSLYCEAAQYNSPPSYPVTVVCGGIDGVSSGNDTLSKIFAGVVAYYGNRSCYVNEPRNLSETDVGWRWQTCSDLVIPMGVSNDSMFPPYQFDLQEHIDSCKALYGVPPRPHWATTYFGGHDIKLALYRFASNIIFSNGLRDPYSSGGVLENISDTVVAVHAKNGSHCLDVLRSDSTDPGWLVEQRKTEVKIIEGWLAEYYGELRAFEQ